The Apus apus isolate bApuApu2 chromosome 1, bApuApu2.pri.cur, whole genome shotgun sequence nucleotide sequence CCATAGATTATCAGCCTGATGCAGCTTTGAAGAGCTGGcttaaaataattgtgaaaCTGCTTCCTTCAGCAAACCTAGAAATGAGGAGTAACAttaacagaggaggaaaaagtcTTCCATTTCTAGGCTTCCTGTAATAACTGTCATGGAGGGGCTAGACAGAagaacaaaccagaacaaactGTGTGTTAATATTTATCTCTCTCTGACTGAAGTCTAACTAGCCTAGAGCAGGGATTTTAGAATGATAAAAATTTTGCCACGGATAGATTGCTGTTGCACCCTCTGTGGGAAAGATCAAGCAAGTTACTTGGTGTCTTTGAGGGTATCTGCTCTGTACGGTTCAGCAGGCTGTcgtgtttatttttcctcccccaaTGTACATACCTCCTTATCTTCTCTTGGAGGGTTTGAGTCAGCTGATAGGCTTACTCTTCAGCATAGTAACTTAAATTAGACAAACAACTGCAAACTTAGGATGGGTTTGGAAAACAGCTGATATGAAGATAGAGAAGAACAAGCATCAGGGAAGAACAGTTTGAAAGAGAATTACTAGTTTCAGTTGATGAATATTTCTGGCCTTTTCCTGTGGTAATTCACAACTGTAGGGCATTATTGACTGATCAGTTAGTGTTTGTGCTGCCCTGCAGGATATCATACCACAAAGAATATTCTGCTGTGATCCATATATTTGATGCAGACCTCATGTTTCTGTGTGAGATTTATTCCTGTTGCAATTTAGCACACCCTGCTTAGGCTGTCAAAATTCACTCCCACATTTCAgctaaaatggatttttattgtGAAGATTTTTAGAGGAATATAAATAGTGGCTTTGCTAGTTCTTCTACATGGGGAAAAACTGTAGGACTTGGTTATAATACACAAAGTTTTAATAGATTGAgacaatatttttctgaaatccGTTTTGTCTTCAAGATAGCAGCTGTAAATCACTTGGAAAACTGTTGACAGTCTGTGTGAGAATATCCAGGAAGGCCTATCCAATGGCTTTAGGATCTTGCTCCTGTCTGTGTTTTAGCAGCAGACTAAGTTGGTAGTGCTGCGAGGACTCTGAATTCTTTAACTGCATAGAAGTGAACTTGCTTGTTTGAGGAACTGGGGGAACAGGGTACTAAAGGGTTTTATGTTGATTTATTGAGTTTTCTAAAGAAATGAGAAGTGGAACAAAGCCTGTTTAAGAACAAATCTTCCAAGTTGACGGAGTATCctttttttagtgtattttctCAAGAGGTATTTAGACAGTGATGGTAATTAATGATGATTGTATAATTAAGATTATGATTGACCTATATGTAGGATTATTTGTTTCATTCTACTTATTCCAGTTATTAGACAAAAGGTATACATTTATTGGTACAGTATCACATCCCCAAGGCTACATGAGCCTGTTGTGTTGAACTGGTTTTGTAACCTTTGGTGTAGGCAAGCTAATGATGGAATGAAAACATGCGTGAGATGCTGTGAACATACTTTTCTGTGGCTGAACAACGACCTTCAGTCTCTGAAGATGTCAGCCTTAAGCACTTTAAAACTTACTTTTGCATGCAGTTTCTTAACTTCAAAAAAAGCCTTGTAAAGAAAGTTCCTTCATGATTTTAATAACCTGGATCCAGAAAACATTTGCTACATCTGATGTTCATACTCCAAAACCAGAAGTTACTGCTTGATCGTGACTGTTTAAATTAGAAACGGACCCAAAGTATTAGTCACATTCAATTCTGGAAATCTACTGGTTGAgttttttctgttacatttctACCTCACATCTCCAGAAATACCCAACCTAACATGCCTGGTTTTCTCCAAGGGCAACTGTGCTGAGAATACTGCGAAGAAGCTCACCATTTCACGAGAGGAGCAGGACACTTATGCCATAGGCTCTTACACGAAGAGCAAGACAGCCTGGGAGTCAGGagtactgaaaaatgaaatagtcCCTGTCACTATTTCAAAAAAAGGTATTATGGAAAGGTGTggtaaaataaattgtttgtcATTAAAAGCTGTAACATTGTCTGTGCTCAGTGCAGAGTGTGTTGTTTTAACTTGCAGATCTCAGGAATAATAATTTCAGGTGAGCTAGGGATCAGACTTTCTGGTGAAGAGCAGTCACTGACCTGTgatctggttttggtttttaatctttctttaatGTTACATACtacatcttttttccttttttgtatgTAAGTGGAAGACAAGATACTGAATTTAGATATGACTTGAGGACATCTGATGTTTCATTTCACTATTGATTACCTTAAagacatgggtttttttccatttcattcaGCCACTGGGAAGTATAAATGGGTTTGCAGTGAATAAATTGtattaagaaaactgaaaaaagaaattctttcatAAGCACAGTTCTTGACATGCATTTATTatgtgtttacattttttttttttcctcaagttgtTTAAATAAGGCAGCATTTAATCAAAGCACTGTGTTAGAATGTCTTAAGGATGGACTGTTCTATTAAGTGCtaaatgaaatctgaatttcaGGAAAGCCAGATGTAGAAGtgaaagaagatgaagaatACAAACGTGTTGATTTTAGTAAAGTTCCAAAGCTGaaagctgttttccaaaaagaaaatggtaaatattattaaattaacTGTTTAATTTTCCACAAAGGGCGAGGATAGTTTGTTACAGTGAAGAGTACTGTTCACAAGAGCTTGAATGCCCAAAAACCTGCCAACGTAAAGAAATACGCTTTTTAACAGCACGTATTAGCTTGGATTAAAAGATGGTCCAAGAGCCTTAAACCAGTGAAAACCTGTTTTGgacatttactttaaaaagaatgaaaggaGTTGGTTTCAGTTTAGCTATTGCCTTGGTCTCCACCAAGTATAAGCTTTTCTGTCAGTGGGAAATGGAGTGGCTTTTACACAGTTGCCTGTCAGTTCCCTGACTCTGTGATGGATAAATCCAAGTTGCCACTCATTCACAACCCTTTCTGGGCTGGAATTCTGTGTTGATGCCAAATGCCAGCAATGCAGCTGACATGGAAGGCATCATCTGAACTACCACTTGCATAAAGATACAAAATACATGTGGTTGCACTTGTTAACTCAGTGCAACAGATATCACCATATTGCTAAGACCTGTTCAAGGGCccaaggtggaaaaaaaaaaaaaagtcatgaatGGGATGTTAGTGAACATTATCACACCTTCCGTTCTATTTAAACAATGCTTTACATTTCTAGGCACAGTGACAGCTGCTAATGCCAGTACTCTGaatgatggagcagctgctTTGGTGCTGATGACCACAGAGGCAGCCAAGAGACTGAAAGTCAAGCCTTTGGCACGGATAGTGGGTAAGATTTTTCTTATCTTTTGGGTGCAGTCTGGAAAGTAACTCCAATGGATGCTCTTAGACTGGGAGTCCTGTTTGGCTGGTTACTTGACATCTGTGGGACAGAAGAGGTGAGGCCTTAGGCATATGGCTGCATCCTCTCAATACAGACCTTGAAACATCAAGTGTTGCACCAGCAGGGTTTTGATCATAAACATCATTTTCTGATGATGATTTTCTGTATGGAATAGTATTGAAAATCTGATAATGTTATTGTGTGGCTGATTTAAGCCACTTAACTTTAGATGTATCTATTTAATAGACCATTATATTCAGAATTCTTCTGTCTTGGCTGGGTTTGCTGCttgcacaaataaaaataatttctggtaAAACCAAAAGGTCTTTAAacagctgttgtgttttttacagcttttgCAGATGCTGCTGTCGATCCCATTGACTTCCCAATTGCACCGGCATATGCTGTTCCCAAggtaggaataaaaaaaatgaaagtttttgTAAACCAGCAGATTTCCCTAGCACTGGATTGTTGGTTCACCACTCAGTGGATCTTCCTGTAATTAGGATCAAAATTATAATTACATCTTCAATACAAAGAACACATTTTACAGAGGATCAAGGCTAGGATGCAGATTATCAGAGTAACAGACTTCTCACACCTATTTTGAAAGAGAGAATTGTTTCATAACTGTTTTTACCAACTTTGGGCTTGTTTACCCTTGGGAAGCTTTGCAGCTAGTTTGGCTAAAAGGCAAAATACATGTGGTTAGATGAGTATAGACTAGATCAAAAAGGAACTGATGACAAAGTGCATTATGCAAGGAATGCTGTATCAGTTTAAATGTTCTTAACTGTAGTAGTAAGTACATGCTCATCACAGTTTAAGTGTGATGAAAACACACCCTTGGCATAGAGTGCTCTCCATTTCTTCTGTGGAAACTCAGGTTTGTGCTTCAGCACCTCAGGTTGGGGTTTTCCCATCTGACAAAGAGGTTCTGAAACGTGAACTTGAATCAGACTATAGGCAGCCTGAGTCACCAGCTTCAAACTAGACCTAATTATTTCTATAGTTAGCTTCCTCATTTTTTTGtattagtaattatttttattactatttccAGATTCTGAGTGAGAcaggcttaaaaaaagaagatattaCCATGTGGGAAATCAACGAAGCATTCAGTGTCGTGGTGCTGGCCAATATTAAGATGCTGGGTATTGATCCACAAAAAGTGAATATTAATGGAGGTGCCGTATCTCTTGGGCATCCAATAGGGTAGGTAACATAAGCAGGTTTGTGTTCTGCTCGAGGCACTGTTTCTTGGACAAAGTGCTAACACTTACACCTTTATTCTCCAACTTAATGCAAGTAGGAAGGGTAACGGAAATTTGCTGTCAAAGTACATAGTGACTTAATTGAGGTGTCGAATTCCAGGGTGCCTTGAAAGTGGATGAGTGATCACCTACTTTTCCAAAGACCTTGCTTGTTACCAGAGCTATGTGGATTTCTGAAGTATGAAAAGCAAATCACTATTAACATGACAGAATAAACAATAATTATTAATCAAGTAGTTCAGCTAATAAAATGTACAAATAAACTTAGGAAAATAGGGAAGGATATGGTACAGGGACTTCTTCCCTGAGCAAAGTGAAATTCCAGGTCTTGACAAAGCATTTTTGGCAGTGGATCCAGAAGTTTCCAAGCACCTAATGCAGCTGAGGGGGATAGTCTGGTGCATGTTGGTGGGTCTTTTGTTGAAAGTTCTATCATTTGGTTAGAGGAGTCTGATCACCTGTGTTCCCCAGCAGCTGTAACTTTCTCATGACTTAACTATGTCCCATTAATCCTCCCTGAGGGTGAGCATCTTGTACAATCCAGGTCTataaagaaaaactaatttCAAATCCTCTGAGTAAATACAGATGAGAATGAACCACGTTGTACATCAGGAAGAAGTAGGAGTACTTTGCAGTTCATAAAAAGCTCTGACTGAGGCATAATCCCACCAGACATGCTGACATCTCCGTTGCTTTAGCAGCTGTTTCTTATAAGGGaatatgatttatttatttttttgtcttagaAGTTAATTTTGACAGTCTAATGACAGAATTTTAATGTCAGATTTTGTACATTAAGGTGGATTGAGGGTGTGTACTGCAGGATGCTGTAAGCAAATAAGAAACTAAGAGTTGCTCTccatttgttttttgtgggagatttgttttctttgaaaaagctCTGGTACATGCAGAGATACTTAATAATATACAGACTGGCTTAGagatttccttttccagaagaaactTTATTTAAAGATAGAGTTTTTGTTTGTGCCTGTATAAGAATCTGTTTAAGTGCTGTAGCTAGAGAAAAATAACCTGTCTTGCATCTAAATGTAGATGAAAGGGTTTGTTGGTGGATTTTTCCATCCAGTGAACCAGTAATAcactctgccagctctcctgTGCAGGTCAAGTTAAGAGTTTCCTTTGAACTAAGctatatgcattttattttcttttatttagaaTGTCTGGAGCAAGAATTGTTGTTCACATGGCCCATGCATTGAAACAAGGACAATATGGTTTGGCAGGAATTTGcaatggaggaggaggagcttcTGCAATATTAATAGAGAAGTTGTAGTCCCACATAGCTTTGGGAGCTCTGATCAAAATCATGAATGGCACCTG carries:
- the ACAT1 gene encoding acetyl-CoA acetyltransferase, mitochondrial isoform X2, yielding MAAMLGWRRPGARLLRALKYTSRGYASQRTLNEVVIASAVRTPIGSFQGSLSSLPATKLGSIAIKGAIDRAGIPAEEVKEAYMGNVLQAGQGQAPARQAVLGAGLPIGTPCTTVNKVCASGMKSIMLAAQSLMCGSQDVMVAGGMESMSNVPYTMSRGSTPYGGVKLEDLIVKDGLTDAYNHIHMGNCAENTAKKLTISREEQDTYAIGSYTKSKTAWESGVLKNEIVPVTISKKGKPDVEVKEDEEYKRVDFSKVPKLKAVFQKENGTVTAANASTLNDGAAALVLMTTEAAKRLKVKPLARIVAFADAAVDPIDFPIAPAYAVPKILSETGLKKEDITMWEINEAFSVVVLANIKMLGIDPQKVNINGGAVSLGHPIGMSGARIVVHMAHALKQGQYGLAGICNGGGGASAILIEKL
- the ACAT1 gene encoding acetyl-CoA acetyltransferase, mitochondrial isoform X1; its protein translation is MAAMLGWRRPGARLLRSALGTEREHSPQQPAALVVCLVQFTTKALKYTSRGYASQRTLNEVVIASAVRTPIGSFQGSLSSLPATKLGSIAIKGAIDRAGIPAEEVKEAYMGNVLQAGQGQAPARQAVLGAGLPIGTPCTTVNKVCASGMKSIMLAAQSLMCGSQDVMVAGGMESMSNVPYTMSRGSTPYGGVKLEDLIVKDGLTDAYNHIHMGNCAENTAKKLTISREEQDTYAIGSYTKSKTAWESGVLKNEIVPVTISKKGKPDVEVKEDEEYKRVDFSKVPKLKAVFQKENGTVTAANASTLNDGAAALVLMTTEAAKRLKVKPLARIVAFADAAVDPIDFPIAPAYAVPKILSETGLKKEDITMWEINEAFSVVVLANIKMLGIDPQKVNINGGAVSLGHPIGMSGARIVVHMAHALKQGQYGLAGICNGGGGASAILIEKL